One genomic window of Medicago truncatula cultivar Jemalong A17 chromosome 1, MtrunA17r5.0-ANR, whole genome shotgun sequence includes the following:
- the LOC25481986 gene encoding 17.9 kDa class II heat shock protein, producing MDFRLMGLDAPVLHALHQMMDLSDDNMEKTSSHNAPTRSYVRDAKAMAATPADIKEDQNSYVFVIDMPGLKSGDIKVQVEDDNVLVISGERKREEEKEGGAKYLRMERRVGKFMRKFVLPENANTDAVSAVCQDGVLSVTVQKLPPPQPKKPRTIQVQVA from the coding sequence ATGGATTTCAGGTTGATGGGTTTGGATGCTCCAGTGCTACACGCTCTTCACCAAATGATGGACCTTTCAGATGACAATATGGAGAAGACATCATCACACAATGCTCCAACTAGATCCTATGTTAGAGATGCCAAGGCAATGGCTGCTACTCCTGCAGATATTAAGGAAGATCAGAATTCATACGTGTTCGTGATTGACATGCCAGGATTGAAATCTGGGGATATTAAGGTTCAGGTGGAAGATGATAACGTGCTTGTGATAAGCGGAGAGAGGAAGagggaagaagagaaagaaggtgGTGCAAAGTATTTGAGAATGGAACGAAGGGTTGGTAAGTTTATGAGGAAATTTGTGCTTCCTGAGAATGCTAATACTGATGCTGTTTCTGCTGTTTGTCAAGATGGGGTTCTGAGTGTTACTGTTCAGAAATTGCCTCCTCCTCAGCCTAAGAAACCTAGAACCATTCAGGTTCAGGTTgcttga